A portion of the Halobacillus ihumii genome contains these proteins:
- a CDS encoding PH domain-containing protein, with the protein MGFLDGLMGNASEVDREEIAKELEEVLVDGEDFQSGYKVLRDSFIFTNKRLILIDKQGMTGKKVEYHSIPYKSVTHFSVETAGGFDLESELKIWLSGSSEPIGKTFKKDSPIQEVQRSLAEYVL; encoded by the coding sequence ATGGGGTTTCTAGATGGTTTAATGGGAAACGCAAGTGAAGTTGATCGCGAGGAAATTGCCAAAGAGCTTGAAGAAGTACTTGTAGACGGCGAAGATTTTCAAAGTGGTTATAAGGTATTAAGAGATTCTTTTATCTTCACAAATAAACGTTTAATCTTAATTGATAAGCAAGGAATGACAGGGAAGAAAGTAGAGTATCATTCGATTCCTTACAAGAGTGTTACCCATTTTAGTGTAGAAACTGCTGGTGGCTTTGACTTAGAGTCGGAGCTGAAAATATGGTTGTCTGGAAGCAGTGAACCAATTGGGAAAACGTTTAAGAAAGACAGCCCAATTCAAGAAGTACAAAGAAGCCTTGCTGAGTATGTGTTATAA